A genomic region of Luteibacter aegosomatissinici contains the following coding sequences:
- a CDS encoding two-component system sensor histidine kinase NtrB, producing MHAPEQAELLTLLGTGLAVVGPDLRVLWINPALGEVLDVGPRTAVGQPLAQLLREPALASQLERTLDEGRGFNLRGVTFGVARGREVTADLAMQPIGNGKVLVEVHALAPDLHGSETPLSATLRGFAHEVKNPLAGLRGAAQLLERRLAEGDLRQLAAMVIAEADRLAALADGLLRHGGTARIGPVNIHELLERLEGLVTAEPGAPRVRHDYDPSLPDVTGDNDRLLQVLLNLTRNAGEAGAQQITLRTRIEHGARLGERTVRAALRVDVMDDGPGVADELRDVLFHPLVSGRPDGTGLGLALSREIALEHGGDLRYVSRPGDTVFSLYLPMERAHE from the coding sequence ATGCATGCACCCGAACAGGCTGAGCTTCTTACGCTTCTAGGCACCGGCCTCGCCGTGGTCGGGCCGGACCTGCGCGTCCTCTGGATCAACCCCGCCCTGGGCGAGGTGCTGGATGTCGGGCCCCGGACGGCCGTAGGCCAGCCCCTGGCCCAGCTCCTGCGGGAGCCCGCGCTGGCCAGCCAGCTGGAGCGAACCCTCGACGAAGGCCGGGGTTTCAACCTCCGTGGGGTCACCTTTGGGGTGGCCCGGGGGCGGGAGGTCACGGCCGACCTGGCCATGCAACCCATCGGCAATGGCAAGGTACTGGTCGAGGTGCATGCCCTGGCGCCCGACCTCCACGGCTCGGAGACCCCCCTCTCGGCCACCCTTCGCGGGTTCGCCCACGAAGTGAAGAACCCCCTGGCCGGCCTGCGTGGTGCGGCGCAGCTGCTGGAGCGTCGTTTGGCCGAAGGCGACCTGCGCCAGCTGGCCGCCATGGTCATCGCCGAGGCCGACCGGCTGGCCGCGCTGGCCGATGGCCTGCTGCGCCACGGCGGTACCGCCCGCATCGGCCCGGTGAATATCCACGAGCTGCTGGAACGGCTGGAAGGGCTGGTCACTGCCGAGCCCGGTGCCCCGCGCGTGCGCCACGACTACGACCCCAGCCTGCCCGATGTCACCGGTGACAACGACCGCCTGCTGCAGGTGCTGCTCAACCTCACCCGCAATGCCGGCGAGGCCGGTGCACAGCAGATCACCCTGCGTACCCGCATCGAGCATGGCGCCCGCCTGGGCGAGCGCACCGTCCGCGCCGCCCTGCGCGTGGATGTGATGGACGACGGCCCCGGCGTGGCCGATGAACTACGTGATGTGCTGTTCCACCCCCTGGTAAGCGGGCGCCCCGATGGCACCGGCCTTGGCCTGGCCCTCTCGCGCGAGATCGCGCTGGAGCACGGTGGTGACCTGCGTTATGTGAGCCGACCAGGCGATACGGTGTTCTCCCTTTATCTCCCCATGGAGCGTGCGCATGAGTGA
- a CDS encoding TIGR04325 family methyltransferase — protein sequence MADLQATPIWQGKPSRIPFVRRWQDAWYERRFLAHVAPTHHIYRGVYASFDEAKASIPAGRTAGYDNAGAADMYRDRTRRVFINDYPMIYWLERFFGQGARSVFDLGGHIGIAYYAYQRYLEYPDGVAWTVQDVPAVNAAGRAWADTHDARRTLAFVPSISEALGADILFAAGSLQYLEYTLVDAVEALPRRPRFLLLNSVPVHGTTTYFTVQNMGVTCCPYRVTSERDFLGSLTDAGYTLLDRWENPHRHCTVPFHPELSLDRYFGFAFARGAGA from the coding sequence ATGGCTGATCTTCAGGCGACACCGATCTGGCAAGGAAAACCCAGCCGTATTCCATTCGTTCGCAGGTGGCAGGATGCGTGGTACGAACGGCGCTTCCTGGCCCACGTTGCCCCTACCCATCACATCTACAGAGGGGTATACGCCTCATTCGATGAGGCGAAGGCCAGCATCCCTGCGGGCCGGACTGCCGGATACGACAACGCTGGCGCCGCCGATATGTATCGCGACCGGACGCGCCGTGTCTTCATCAACGACTACCCGATGATCTACTGGCTTGAGCGTTTCTTCGGCCAAGGCGCGCGAAGTGTCTTCGACCTGGGTGGGCACATCGGGATTGCTTACTATGCCTACCAGCGTTACCTCGAGTATCCCGATGGCGTCGCGTGGACAGTCCAGGATGTCCCCGCTGTCAACGCTGCAGGGCGTGCATGGGCGGACACGCATGATGCAAGGCGAACGCTTGCCTTCGTGCCCTCCATTTCCGAAGCGTTGGGCGCAGATATCCTGTTCGCGGCCGGGTCGCTTCAGTATCTCGAATACACCCTGGTGGATGCGGTTGAAGCGTTGCCGCGGCGACCACGCTTTCTGCTGCTGAACTCGGTGCCCGTCCATGGGACGACAACGTACTTCACGGTACAGAACATGGGTGTGACGTGCTGCCCATACCGGGTCACCTCCGAGCGTGACTTCCTGGGAAGTTTGACTGACGCCGGATACACGCTGCTGGATCGTTGGGAAAATCCGCACCGGCACTGCACCGTCCCCTTTCACCCGGAACTCTCGCTCGACCGCTACTTTGGCTTTGCCTTTGCGCGGGGTGCGGGCGCCTGA
- a CDS encoding CusA/CzcA family heavy metal efflux RND transporter, with protein sequence MIERILSSAVRLRWLILFITFVVAVIGAWQLNLLPIDVTPDITNKQVQINTVVPTLSPVEIEKRVTYPIETAMAGLNGVDNTRSMSRNGFSQVTVIFKESADLYFMRQQVTERLAQARPQLPEGAEPQMGPVSTGLGEVFHYSVEYTHPNGKDAPRVAGKPGWQPDGSFLTAEGDRLTDDVSRLAYLRTVQDWIVRPQLRTTAGVADVDSLGGYVKEFVVEPDAARLSAYGVSYSELADALEAANLSVGANFIQRSGEAYLVRADARLRSTDELARAVVTNRDGVPVTVGDVAKVTIGGELRSGAASRDGVETVVGSALMLVGANSRTVASAVGDKLKEITRTLPPGITIVPTLDRSQLVVATISTVVRNLGEGALLVIAILFFMLGNWRAAVIAALVIPLSLLISAIGMNQLGISGNLMSLGALDFGLIIDGAVIIVENAMRRLAERQHHEGRVLTLRERLEETLESSREMVRPTIYGQAVIFLVFVPCLTFQGVEGKMFSPMVITLMLALASAFVLSLTFVPAMVAVLLKGRIAEKDVKVVAVAKDRYHPWLIRAIRRPTPFIAAGAGVIIAAGIAFAFVGREFMPTLDEQNLNLSSVRIPSTSVDQSVAMDLPLERAVLALPEVKTVYSKAGTASLAADPMPPNASDNYIILKPKSEWPDGVTTKEQVIERIRQKTAVIVGNNYDVTQPIEMRFNELIGGVRSDVAVKIYGEDLDKLAATAQKVAAVLRKILGASDVRVPSTGGFPTFDIAFNRAAIARYGLTVKEVADTISTALAGRPSGQIFEGDRRFDVVVRLPREQRDNLDILGALPVMLPPDDKSVRGSVPLRELVEFRFTQGLNEVTRDNGKRRIYVEANVVGRDLGSFVDDAQKAITAQVTLPTGSWIEWGGQFQNLQAASRRLAIIVPLCFVLIAAVLYMAIGSGLLTATVLTAVPLALAGGVFALVLRGIPFSISASIGFIAVSGVAVLNGLVLISAIRKRLADGASLDEAVELGAMERVRPVLMTALVASLGFVPMAIATGTGAEVQKPLATVVIGGLLTATALTLFVLPALCGLILRRHKAQEAVAAGPVTSRHAEG encoded by the coding sequence ATGATCGAGCGCATCCTCTCCAGCGCTGTCCGCCTGCGTTGGCTCATCCTGTTCATCACCTTTGTCGTCGCGGTGATCGGCGCATGGCAGCTCAACCTGCTGCCGATCGACGTGACGCCGGACATCACCAACAAGCAGGTGCAGATCAACACCGTCGTGCCGACGTTGAGCCCGGTGGAAATCGAAAAGCGCGTTACCTATCCCATCGAAACCGCGATGGCCGGCCTGAATGGCGTCGACAACACGCGCTCCATGTCGCGCAACGGCTTTAGCCAGGTCACCGTGATCTTCAAGGAGAGCGCGGATCTGTACTTCATGCGCCAACAGGTGACCGAGCGCCTGGCGCAGGCACGTCCGCAGTTACCCGAAGGTGCCGAGCCGCAGATGGGGCCGGTGTCGACGGGCCTGGGCGAAGTCTTCCACTACAGCGTCGAGTACACGCATCCCAACGGAAAGGACGCGCCCAGGGTCGCCGGCAAACCCGGCTGGCAGCCGGATGGCAGCTTCCTTACCGCCGAAGGTGACCGCCTGACCGACGATGTATCGCGGCTGGCCTACCTGCGCACGGTGCAGGACTGGATCGTGCGCCCCCAACTACGCACGACGGCTGGCGTCGCGGACGTCGATAGCCTGGGTGGGTACGTCAAGGAATTCGTTGTCGAACCGGATGCGGCCAGGCTTTCGGCGTATGGCGTCTCGTACAGCGAACTGGCGGATGCACTCGAGGCGGCCAACCTTTCCGTGGGTGCCAACTTCATCCAGCGCTCGGGCGAGGCATACCTGGTTCGTGCCGATGCGCGGCTGCGTTCGACCGATGAACTGGCTCGCGCCGTGGTGACCAACCGCGACGGCGTACCGGTCACCGTCGGCGACGTGGCGAAGGTCACCATAGGTGGCGAACTGCGCTCCGGCGCCGCCAGCCGCGATGGTGTGGAAACGGTGGTGGGTAGTGCACTGATGCTGGTCGGTGCCAACAGCCGCACCGTGGCCAGCGCAGTAGGCGATAAGCTCAAGGAGATCACCAGGACCCTCCCGCCTGGCATCACGATCGTGCCCACCCTGGATCGCTCCCAGCTGGTGGTTGCCACGATCAGCACCGTTGTCCGCAACCTCGGCGAGGGCGCGCTGCTGGTCATCGCCATCCTCTTCTTCATGCTCGGCAACTGGCGGGCGGCCGTTATTGCGGCATTGGTCATTCCGCTATCCCTGCTCATCAGCGCCATTGGCATGAACCAGCTGGGTATCTCGGGCAACCTGATGAGCCTGGGCGCGCTGGACTTCGGGCTCATCATCGACGGCGCCGTGATCATCGTCGAGAACGCGATGCGTCGGCTGGCTGAGCGGCAACACCACGAGGGCCGTGTACTCACGCTACGGGAGCGGCTGGAGGAAACCCTCGAATCCTCCCGCGAAATGGTGCGTCCCACGATCTATGGCCAGGCGGTGATCTTCCTGGTGTTCGTGCCTTGCCTGACCTTCCAGGGCGTCGAGGGCAAGATGTTTTCGCCCATGGTCATCACCTTGATGCTGGCGCTGGCGTCGGCTTTCGTGCTGTCGCTGACCTTCGTGCCGGCGATGGTGGCCGTGCTGCTGAAGGGCAGGATCGCCGAAAAGGACGTCAAGGTCGTGGCGGTGGCCAAGGACCGGTACCACCCGTGGCTGATTCGCGCGATCCGCCGTCCGACGCCGTTCATCGCGGCCGGCGCGGGCGTGATCATCGCAGCGGGTATCGCCTTCGCGTTCGTCGGCCGGGAGTTCATGCCCACGCTTGACGAGCAGAACCTCAACCTGTCGTCGGTGCGCATCCCCTCCACTTCAGTGGATCAGTCCGTGGCCATGGATCTGCCGCTGGAACGCGCCGTGCTGGCATTACCCGAGGTGAAGACGGTGTACTCGAAAGCGGGTACAGCCAGCCTCGCGGCCGATCCCATGCCGCCTAATGCCTCGGATAACTACATCATCCTGAAGCCGAAGAGCGAGTGGCCGGACGGTGTGACCACCAAGGAACAGGTCATCGAGCGCATCCGCCAGAAGACAGCGGTCATCGTGGGTAACAACTACGATGTCACCCAGCCGATCGAAATGCGCTTCAACGAGTTGATCGGCGGTGTGCGCAGCGATGTCGCCGTGAAGATCTACGGTGAGGACCTGGACAAGCTGGCCGCGACGGCGCAAAAGGTGGCCGCGGTGCTGCGCAAGATACTCGGCGCTTCCGACGTCCGGGTGCCGTCTACGGGTGGCTTCCCCACGTTCGACATCGCCTTCAACCGGGCGGCCATTGCCCGCTACGGCCTCACCGTGAAGGAGGTGGCTGACACCATCTCGACAGCGCTGGCGGGTCGGCCTTCCGGGCAAATCTTCGAAGGCGATCGACGCTTCGATGTGGTGGTCCGCTTGCCGCGCGAGCAGCGCGACAACCTGGATATTCTGGGTGCCTTGCCGGTGATGCTGCCACCCGATGACAAGAGCGTGCGCGGCTCGGTACCACTGCGCGAGCTGGTCGAATTCCGGTTCACCCAGGGCTTGAACGAGGTGACGCGCGACAACGGCAAACGACGCATCTACGTCGAAGCCAACGTCGTGGGCCGTGACCTGGGTAGTTTCGTTGACGACGCCCAGAAGGCGATCACGGCGCAGGTCACCTTGCCCACCGGATCGTGGATCGAATGGGGTGGCCAGTTCCAGAACCTGCAGGCGGCGTCCAGGCGTCTCGCCATCATCGTGCCGTTGTGCTTTGTGCTGATCGCCGCCGTGCTGTACATGGCCATCGGCAGTGGCCTGCTGACGGCAACGGTGCTTACCGCCGTGCCCCTGGCGCTGGCCGGCGGTGTGTTTGCCCTGGTCTTGCGTGGCATTCCGTTTTCTATCTCAGCCTCTATTGGCTTCATCGCGGTCTCCGGTGTCGCTGTGTTGAACGGCCTGGTCCTGATTTCCGCCATTCGCAAACGGCTGGCCGATGGTGCCAGCCTGGATGAAGCGGTGGAGCTCGGCGCGATGGAACGCGTGCGTCCGGTGCTCATGACGGCGTTGGTCGCGTCGCTTGGTTTCGTACCCATGGCGATCGCCACGGGGACCGGTGCTGAAGTGCAGAAGCCACTGGCGACCGTGGTCATCGGTGGCCTCCTTACGGCCACAGCGCTGACCCTGTTTGTCTTGCCTGCCTTATGCGGCCTGATACTTCGGCGGCACAAGGCGCAGGAGGCGGTCGCAGCGGGGCCCGTCACATCCCGGCATGCCGAAGGGTAG
- a CDS encoding efflux RND transporter periplasmic adaptor subunit encodes MSPVERKTNWPVVVGVGVVALALGFGAARWSAPGAPASPPDTKAEASAETSSSTVTIPDAYVRSANIAVEPVVAGNVGAELLAPGSVVTEPGSEAAVVSRAAGNVTRVERVLGEQVKAGDVLARVASEDGARMAADLRTAQARAVLARKAQARDADLFRQGVIARQEAEASEAAFTAAQAEADRARTVANAAHVEGSGDIAIVSPIDGTITAADVNLGAYVAPQTAMYRIAASRGKRIEASVRAADTSRVKAGDTATIVRADGRVIPATVRGVTPTVDGITRAATVIVTPTAGGEGLVIGDGVQVRLVAHAGGGESLTVPEEAVQNLDGNDAVFVRTKEGFRAQPVRIGTRSGGMAEILSGVKAGDQVATRNAFLVKAELNKGGGDDEE; translated from the coding sequence ATGAGCCCTGTGGAACGCAAGACAAACTGGCCCGTGGTCGTTGGTGTCGGTGTCGTCGCCCTTGCCCTTGGGTTTGGGGCGGCGCGCTGGTCGGCCCCCGGCGCACCGGCTAGCCCGCCCGACACGAAAGCGGAGGCGTCCGCAGAGACATCGTCGTCGACCGTCACGATCCCGGATGCGTATGTGCGCTCGGCAAATATCGCCGTGGAGCCGGTGGTCGCCGGCAATGTGGGCGCCGAACTCCTCGCGCCGGGCAGCGTCGTGACCGAGCCGGGCAGTGAGGCCGCCGTCGTATCGCGCGCGGCCGGTAACGTCACCCGTGTCGAACGCGTGCTGGGCGAGCAGGTAAAGGCCGGCGACGTACTGGCCCGCGTGGCAAGTGAAGACGGCGCTCGCATGGCCGCCGACCTGCGCACCGCGCAGGCCCGCGCGGTACTCGCTCGCAAGGCCCAGGCACGCGATGCGGACCTATTTCGCCAGGGCGTGATCGCGCGGCAGGAAGCCGAGGCCAGTGAAGCGGCCTTCACCGCGGCGCAGGCGGAGGCCGACCGTGCGCGAACGGTAGCGAACGCGGCTCATGTGGAAGGTAGTGGCGACATCGCCATCGTCAGTCCCATCGACGGCACGATCACCGCTGCCGATGTGAACCTGGGTGCGTACGTGGCGCCGCAAACGGCGATGTATCGGATCGCGGCATCCAGGGGCAAGCGCATCGAAGCTTCGGTGCGGGCGGCCGACACATCACGGGTGAAAGCGGGCGACACCGCGACCATCGTCCGCGCCGACGGCCGCGTCATACCGGCCACCGTGCGCGGCGTAACCCCGACCGTCGATGGGATCACTCGCGCCGCTACCGTCATCGTCACGCCGACGGCAGGCGGCGAAGGTCTGGTGATCGGCGATGGCGTGCAGGTGCGCCTGGTCGCGCATGCCGGCGGTGGTGAATCACTCACCGTGCCCGAAGAGGCCGTGCAAAACCTTGACGGCAACGATGCCGTGTTCGTGCGCACCAAAGAGGGCTTTCGTGCGCAGCCGGTTCGGATTGGAACGCGTAGCGGTGGCATGGCCGAGATCCTTTCGGGCGTGAAGGCTGGCGACCAGGTCGCCACGCGCAACGCTTTCCTGGTCAAGGCCGAGTTGAACAAGGGCGGCGGGGACGACGAAGAATGA
- a CDS encoding TolC family protein codes for MSTPTQRGLLLVLLAAVPAAHAAEAPAYRTLLQQSLERAPLLLEQSALVDAARGDARQARAWQNPTIDVLDENLSAPAPGGVSQQQITYSLTVPLELGKRGARIAAGERGVDAAQARQRQAEVDFSARLAETYAVAEASVRRHDLAMEDVARARDDLRAATALVSSGREASLRQAQAQAGVSGAQAVEAAAKADAIEALERLAALVGAPESYTAIPTSLLDAPATPVAGEGDSLAVATAEAERAAQIAQVKVEQRKRLPDFGVTAGTRRFGGYNGSGLVVGISATVPLFDQNRGGIAAAQARLDAADARLAAARLDSTAAQRAAAAQVAASADRLSAAEGGEAAAAEAYRLGRVGYEAGRTPLLELLITRRALTDARLATVDARLARVRALAEFARANGRIAFGE; via the coding sequence ATGTCCACCCCCACTCAACGCGGCCTGTTGCTTGTGCTGCTCGCCGCGGTGCCCGCTGCGCATGCGGCGGAAGCGCCGGCATATCGCACCTTGCTGCAGCAAAGCCTCGAGCGCGCGCCCTTGCTCCTGGAGCAATCGGCACTGGTCGATGCCGCGCGCGGCGATGCCCGCCAGGCACGCGCATGGCAAAACCCCACCATCGATGTGCTCGACGAGAACCTTAGCGCCCCGGCACCGGGTGGCGTCAGCCAGCAGCAGATCACCTATTCGCTGACGGTGCCGCTGGAGCTCGGCAAGCGCGGTGCGCGCATCGCCGCAGGCGAGCGGGGCGTGGATGCAGCGCAAGCCCGACAACGCCAGGCCGAAGTGGATTTCTCCGCCCGGTTGGCCGAGACCTACGCCGTGGCCGAAGCGTCGGTTCGCCGTCACGACCTGGCGATGGAGGACGTGGCCCGCGCCCGCGACGATCTGCGCGCGGCAACCGCACTGGTGTCGTCTGGCCGCGAAGCCAGCTTGCGCCAGGCACAGGCCCAGGCGGGTGTGAGCGGCGCACAGGCCGTCGAGGCGGCGGCCAAGGCTGATGCTATCGAAGCCCTGGAGCGGCTCGCTGCCCTGGTCGGCGCCCCGGAAAGTTACACCGCCATCCCCACGTCGCTGTTGGACGCGCCGGCAACGCCGGTGGCGGGCGAAGGTGACTCCCTCGCCGTGGCCACTGCTGAAGCCGAGCGTGCGGCGCAAATAGCGCAGGTGAAAGTGGAACAACGCAAGCGCCTGCCGGACTTCGGTGTCACCGCTGGCACGCGTCGTTTCGGTGGTTATAACGGCAGCGGCCTGGTGGTTGGCATCAGCGCGACGGTGCCGCTATTCGATCAGAACCGCGGCGGCATCGCCGCAGCCCAGGCCCGCCTCGACGCTGCTGATGCGCGCCTTGCCGCGGCACGGCTCGACAGCACCGCCGCTCAGCGCGCGGCGGCGGCACAGGTGGCCGCCAGTGCCGATCGCCTGAGCGCTGCCGAAGGCGGCGAAGCCGCGGCCGCGGAAGCGTACCGGCTGGGCCGGGTTGGATACGAAGCCGGTCGTACGCCCCTTCTGGAACTACTCATTACCCGGCGCGCGCTGACCGACGCACGCCTGGCAACGGTGGATGCCCGCCTGGCGCGCGTACGCGCGCTGGCCGAGTTCGCCCGCGCCAACGGCCGAATCGCATTTGGAGAGTGA
- a CDS encoding RNA polymerase sigma factor codes for MTDGADSWVVAAVAGDTAAFAVGVRAHSAAIKQMARGMGVPETDVDDIVQDTLVAAWRALADFDRSRAFRPWLLRIGVNKVRDLQRFRRVRHFLFGAAPIDQLEPHALPDEAADPARASHAVRELQRVTHVLGQLAPDLREAIVLIGIVGLSQVEAAATLGVSLKTIEGRVLRARAKLGPYVAG; via the coding sequence GTGACGGACGGCGCAGACAGCTGGGTTGTTGCCGCCGTCGCCGGCGATACGGCAGCGTTCGCCGTGGGCGTGCGCGCGCATAGCGCAGCCATCAAGCAGATGGCGCGTGGCATGGGCGTCCCCGAAACCGATGTGGACGATATTGTCCAGGACACCCTGGTGGCAGCGTGGCGGGCGCTGGCGGACTTCGACCGTAGCCGTGCCTTCCGCCCGTGGTTACTGCGCATCGGCGTAAACAAAGTGCGCGATCTTCAGCGGTTTCGTCGCGTGCGCCATTTCCTCTTTGGTGCTGCGCCGATAGACCAACTTGAACCGCATGCGTTACCCGATGAGGCAGCCGATCCGGCCCGCGCATCACACGCCGTGCGGGAATTGCAGCGCGTCACGCACGTACTCGGGCAGCTGGCCCCGGATCTGCGCGAGGCCATCGTCCTGATTGGCATCGTTGGTCTTTCGCAGGTGGAGGCGGCAGCCACGCTTGGTGTGAGCCTCAAGACGATCGAGGGGCGTGTCCTCCGCGCCCGGGCCAAGCTGGGCCCGTACGTCGCCGGGTGA
- a CDS encoding periplasmic heavy metal sensor yields the protein MNPGMRLPLATLAGALIGMAGALALAWGWHAFHGDQTELHALLHKAVPLDPDEQRQLDEKERQFVLRRSAIEARLRVANGQLANAIASDPEWSPKVEAASREVEQAAGDLQRITLEHIFEMRAGLKPEHRDAYDKVLVEALRRGSR from the coding sequence ATGAACCCGGGCATGCGACTACCGCTGGCGACGTTGGCAGGAGCCTTGATCGGCATGGCCGGTGCGCTCGCGCTTGCGTGGGGCTGGCACGCCTTCCATGGCGACCAAACCGAGTTGCACGCGCTTTTGCACAAGGCGGTGCCACTCGACCCGGATGAGCAGCGGCAACTGGATGAAAAGGAACGCCAGTTCGTCTTGCGCCGCTCCGCGATCGAGGCGCGCCTGCGCGTGGCCAACGGCCAGCTGGCCAATGCCATCGCGAGTGATCCGGAATGGTCACCTAAGGTCGAAGCAGCGAGCCGGGAGGTTGAACAGGCGGCGGGAGACCTGCAGCGCATCACCCTGGAGCACATCTTTGAGATGCGAGCGGGCCTCAAACCTGAGCATCGCGACGCCTACGACAAGGTGCTCGTTGAGGCCCTCCGTCGCGGATCCCGGTGA
- a CDS encoding CnrY/NccY family anti-sigma factor, with amino-acid sequence MNSVDQWLANASRVTHPTQPVQGEEMALMERLAHERTPAAWASRREARRAVLCAAMAAVITFGGAGWLARAEFAPERPTWVAAPSALSPYALLVGR; translated from the coding sequence ATGAACTCCGTAGACCAATGGCTGGCGAACGCCTCGCGCGTGACGCACCCGACCCAGCCGGTGCAGGGCGAGGAAATGGCGCTCATGGAGCGCCTGGCGCATGAGCGCACGCCGGCGGCGTGGGCCAGCCGCCGTGAGGCGCGCCGGGCAGTGCTTTGTGCGGCGATGGCCGCCGTCATCACCTTTGGTGGCGCCGGCTGGCTTGCCCGTGCCGAATTTGCTCCGGAGCGACCGACCTGGGTAGCGGCGCCGTCCGCGTTGTCGCCGTATGCGTTGCTGGTGGGTCGCTGA
- a CDS encoding MFS transporter, which translates to MFLEVLTDRTYRHLFAAQATSLIGTGMMTVALGLLAYNLAGDRATAVLGTALAIKMVAYVLVAPVATAWTARWARKPFLVSMDLVRAALVLCLPFVTAIWQIYVLTALVQICSAAFSPTFQATIPDVLTDEAQYTRALSLSRLAYDLENLLSPLLAALLLGVISFRGLFGFTLAGFVSSAILVMTVPIPRRRNAAGPRAPVLQGMRRYLATPRLRGMLALSFAEAAAGSLVIVNTVIYAHRWLGGNDRTVAFSMAIFGGASMIAALSLPRLLNRLADRHVMQGGAFVAAAGLVVLVAGAASIPSSAREAVLWMSWALIGAGYAAILTPGGRLLRRSADAEGRPALFAAQFSLSHGCWLVMYPIAGWLGTLGGPLLGGAVMLGVVLASVALSALLWPAADPDVVAHSHDDLPSDHPHLAQGEQVGDRKHAHPFVVDDLHPTWPNI; encoded by the coding sequence ATGTTCCTCGAAGTCCTCACCGACCGGACCTACCGCCATCTTTTCGCCGCCCAGGCCACTTCCCTGATCGGTACCGGGATGATGACCGTTGCACTGGGTTTGCTCGCCTATAACCTGGCGGGCGACCGGGCGACAGCGGTGCTCGGCACGGCGCTCGCGATCAAGATGGTCGCATACGTACTGGTCGCCCCCGTGGCTACCGCATGGACGGCCCGTTGGGCGCGCAAGCCGTTCTTGGTGAGCATGGACCTGGTGCGCGCAGCGCTGGTGCTTTGCCTGCCATTCGTGACCGCTATCTGGCAGATCTACGTGCTCACCGCGCTTGTGCAGATCTGCTCTGCCGCGTTCTCGCCAACCTTTCAGGCCACGATTCCGGATGTGCTCACGGACGAAGCGCAGTACACGCGGGCGCTTTCACTGTCGCGCCTCGCCTATGACCTGGAGAACTTGCTGAGCCCCCTGCTGGCGGCACTTCTATTGGGTGTCATTTCGTTCCGCGGACTGTTCGGGTTCACCCTCGCGGGGTTTGTCAGCTCTGCCATCCTGGTGATGACCGTCCCGATTCCCCGCCGCCGAAACGCCGCCGGACCGCGTGCGCCGGTTCTGCAGGGCATGCGCCGCTACCTGGCAACACCACGCCTGCGCGGCATGCTTGCGTTGAGCTTCGCCGAGGCGGCCGCCGGATCCCTGGTCATCGTCAACACGGTGATTTACGCCCACCGGTGGCTCGGCGGAAACGACCGGACGGTCGCATTCAGCATGGCGATCTTCGGTGGAGCCTCCATGATCGCGGCCCTGAGCTTGCCCAGGTTGCTTAACCGACTTGCCGATCGACACGTGATGCAGGGTGGCGCCTTCGTGGCAGCGGCCGGCCTGGTTGTTCTTGTCGCCGGTGCAGCATCCATACCCTCTTCGGCCCGGGAAGCGGTGCTCTGGATGTCGTGGGCACTGATCGGCGCCGGCTATGCGGCCATCCTCACACCTGGCGGACGATTGCTTCGCCGCTCGGCCGACGCCGAGGGTCGGCCAGCGCTATTCGCCGCCCAGTTCTCGCTGTCGCATGGGTGCTGGCTGGTGATGTATCCCATTGCGGGGTGGCTCGGAACGCTGGGCGGCCCGCTGCTGGGCGGCGCCGTCATGCTCGGCGTGGTGCTGGCATCGGTGGCACTGAGCGCACTGCTCTGGCCAGCGGCGGATCCGGACGTTGTCGCTCATAGTCATGACGACCTGCCGTCAGATCATCCGCATTTGGCCCAGGGGGAGCAGGTGGGAGACAGGAAGCATGCCCATCCCTTTGTTGTCGATGACTTGCACCCTACGTGGCCGAACATATAG